In one Bordetella pertussis 18323 genomic region, the following are encoded:
- a CDS encoding IS481 family transposase: protein MNNHKHARLTRLGRALLVNRVMQQNWTMRQASQAAGVSLRTGYKWLARFRSEGLDGLLDRSSRPHRSPKACAPEQVEHFAQQRRQRLPLWRIAREAGRSLATVARYMERIGLSRLASLEPPAPVRRYERASPGELLHIDTKRLGRIRGVGHRITGDRAQNRNRGIGWDAVHLAIDDFSRVSFARILDDEGGDQCAEFLRQATAYYASLGVRIDRVMTDNGSGYVSRTFRAVCVELGIRHIRTRPYTPKTNGKAERLVQTCLREWAYARPYTSSAERQAALQPFIDRYNWYRPHSALGHQPPITRIPDVNNLLRIDS, encoded by the coding sequence ATGAACAACCATAAGCATGCGCGATTGACCCGCCTAGGTCGAGCCCTTCTTGTTAACAGGGTGATGCAACAGAACTGGACGATGAGGCAGGCCAGCCAGGCGGCAGGGGTGAGCCTGCGCACCGGTTACAAGTGGCTTGCCCGCTTCCGAAGCGAAGGTCTGGACGGCCTGCTTGACCGCAGTTCTCGCCCGCACCGCAGCCCGAAGGCCTGTGCGCCCGAGCAGGTTGAGCACTTCGCCCAGCAGCGCCGCCAGCGTCTGCCGCTGTGGCGCATCGCGCGTGAAGCCGGCCGCAGCCTGGCCACCGTGGCGCGGTATATGGAACGCATCGGCCTGAGTCGACTCGCCTCGTTGGAGCCGCCGGCGCCGGTGCGCCGCTATGAACGCGCCAGCCCAGGCGAGCTGCTGCACATCGACACCAAGCGGCTGGGCCGCATCCGGGGCGTGGGCCATCGCATCACCGGCGATCGGGCCCAGAACCGCAACCGCGGCATTGGCTGGGACGCTGTGCACCTGGCCATCGATGACTTCTCGCGCGTGTCCTTTGCTCGCATCCTCGACGATGAAGGCGGCGATCAGTGCGCTGAGTTCCTGCGCCAAGCCACCGCCTACTACGCCAGTCTGGGCGTGCGCATCGACCGCGTGATGACCGACAACGGCAGCGGCTACGTCTCCAGGACCTTTCGGGCGGTGTGCGTGGAGCTGGGAATCCGTCACATCCGCACCCGCCCCTACACCCCCAAGACCAACGGCAAGGCCGAGCGCCTCGTGCAGACCTGCTTACGGGAGTGGGCATACGCCAGGCCCTACACGAGCTCAGCCGAACGACAGGCTGCCTTGCAGCCCTTCATTGACCGCTACAACTGGTATCGGCCACACTCCGCTCTCGGACATCAGCCACCCATCACGCGTATCCCAGATGTGAATAACCTATTGAGAATCGACAGCTAG
- a CDS encoding IS481-like element IS481 family transposase, whose product MNTHKHARLTFLRRLEMVQQLIAHQVCVSEAARAYGVTAPTVRKWLGRFLAQGQAGLADASSRPTVSPRAIAPAKALAIVELRRKRLTQARIAQALGVSASTVSRVLARAGLSHLADLEPAEPVVRYEHQAPGDLLHIDIKKLGRIQRPGHRVTGNRRDTVEGAGWDFVFVAIDDHARVAFTDIHPDERFPSAVQFLKDAVAYYQRLGVTIQRLLTDNGSAFRSRAFAALCHELGIKHRFTRPYRPQTNGKAERFIQSALREWAYAHTYQNSQHRADAMKSWLHHYNWHRPHQGIGRAVPISRLNLDEYNLLTVHS is encoded by the coding sequence ATGAACACCCATAAGCATGCCCGATTGACCTTCCTACGTCGACTCGAAATGGTCCAGCAATTGATCGCCCATCAAGTTTGTGTGTCTGAAGCGGCCCGCGCCTATGGGGTCACCGCGCCGACTGTGCGCAAATGGCTGGGCCGCTTCCTGGCTCAGGGCCAGGCGGGCTTGGCCGATGCGTCCTCGCGCCCGACGGTCTCGCCCCGAGCGATTGCGCCGGCCAAGGCGCTGGCTATCGTGGAGCTGCGCCGCAAGCGGCTGACCCAAGCGCGCATCGCCCAGGCGCTGGGCGTGTCAGCCAGCACCGTCAGCCGCGTCCTGGCCCGCGCCGGTCTGTCGCACCTGGCCGACCTGGAGCCGGCCGAGCCGGTGGTGCGCTACGAGCATCAGGCCCCCGGCGATCTGCTGCACATCGACATCAAGAAGCTGGGACGTATCCAGCGCCCTGGCCACCGGGTCACGGGCAACCGACGCGATACCGTTGAGGGGGCCGGCTGGGACTTCGTCTTCGTGGCCATCGATGACCACGCCCGCGTGGCCTTCACCGACATCCACCCCGACGAGCGCTTCCCCAGCGCCGTCCAGTTCCTCAAGGACGCAGTGGCCTACTACCAGCGCCTGGGCGTGACCATCCAGCGCTTGCTCACCGACAATGGCTCGGCCTTTCGCAGCCGCGCCTTCGCCGCGCTGTGCCATGAGCTGGGCATCAAGCACCGCTTTACCCGACCTTACCGCCCACAGACCAATGGCAAGGCCGAACGCTTCATCCAGTCGGCCTTGCGTGAGTGGGCTTACGCTCACACCTACCAGAACTCCCAACACCGAGCCGATGCCATGAAATCCTGGCTACACCACTACAACTGGCATCGACCCCACCAAGGCATCGGGCGCGCTGTACCCATCTCCAGACTCAACCTGGACGAATACAACCTATTGACAGTTCACAGCTAG